The proteins below are encoded in one region of Thermothelomyces thermophilus ATCC 42464 chromosome 1, complete sequence:
- a CDS encoding glycosyltransferase family 2 protein (CAZy_ID 267867), which yields MALNLPPLGANAGGAAHTQASLPSLPAHYQSDAQLTAHLASRFHVSIPTARLSSHAIICTNTYTSSTKGDGSSAQAAAEDMADRALLRLGHRSENQAILFLGESGSGKTTVRSHLLTSLLNRSSTPLSAKVSLAAYVFDTLTTTKTATTPTASKAGLFYELQYDTTSSTNPVLLGAKLLDHRLERSRITDVPTGERNFHVLYYLLAGTSPAEKAHLGFDTPQKRWKYLGHPTQLKVGINDAEGFQLFKTALRKLEFPRSEIAEICQILASILHIGQLEFETTANTTVTGDDSGGFSHEGGQATTTVKNKDVLGIIAAFLGVSAADLQTTLGYKTKMIHKERVTVLLDPAGARANANELARTLYSLLVAYVIESINQKLCASEDSISNTISIIDFPGFQQQSSTGSTLDQLLTNAATESLYNLALQNFFDRKAEMLETEEVSVPPTSYFDNSDAVKGLLKPGNGLLSILDDQTRRHRTDMQMLESLRKRFEGKNPAISVGAATAKLPGSNFFTENTAATFTVKHFAGEVDYPVKGLVEENGEVISGDLMNLINSSKSSFVARLFGQEVLQTVVHPQERTTVMQASVSSRPMRAPSIMSKRGRSAAALNARQRAMERDLSAGQGSDPGDKRTGSARTSEQGASGQFLSALENVTKSVTAPGTNCYFVFCLKPNDRRIANQFDSKCVRAQLQTFGIAEISQRLRSADFSLFLPFGEFLGLADPETAVVGSEREKVEMVVDEKRWPSNEVAIGATGVFLSERVWMEIAQLGDSFSQSGRYGLPSDAGDGMGTPADPFGVSKERLLMSGGATPASFNPEKKAGYFGSNDVDARSDAGASAFGGGDMFKNLDTREQMAERGNEKEMQEVEEYKDSPSRKRWVFVVHLLTFFIPDFLVRWIGRMQRKDVRMAWREKMAINMIIWFSCLLAAFFMVAFPMLICPHQYVYSPEELSRYDGKDGRPAYASIRGQIFDIGAFAPRHYPTYLPQKMLTQYAGMDITSLFPVQVSALCQGQHGSIDPAVLLDYKDTNVTGSVAVISSQDMNSKYHDFRYFTNDSRPDWFAQQMKMLRANYKVGNVGYSAQYVRTLSTKQAMTIAILNNRVYDLTKYTQNGRRQKNPPGMPPPSDPTATDFMHPLVVQLFQQRSGDDITALWQSLGIDANMKRAMQLCLDNLFYVADLDTRASAKCKFAEYLVLSVSVLLGSIIAFKFFAALQFSTKNMPENLDKFIMCQIPVYTEDEESIRRALDSAARMHYDDKRKLLVIICDGMIIGQGNDRPTPRIVLDILGVSEAVDPEPLSFESLGEGLKQHNMGKVYSGLYEVQGHIVPFLVVVKVGKPSEVSRPGNRGKRDSQMILMRFLNRVHYNLPMSPLELEMYHQIRNVIGVNPTFYEYLLQIDADTVVAQDSATRMVSAFLDDTRLIAVCGETALSNAKSSFVTMIQVYEYYISHNLAKAFESLFGSVTCLPGCFSMYRIRAAETGKPLFVSREVVEAYSTIRVDTLHMKNLLHLGEDRYLTTLLLKYHNRYKTKYISRAHAWTIAPDSWKVFLSQRRRWINSTVHNLIELMPMNQLCGFCCFSMRFIVFIDLLSTIVQPVLLAYIVYLIVMVVERGTVVPILAFVLLGVIYGLQAIIFILRRKWEMIGWMILYVIAIPVFSFALPLYAFWHMDDFNWGNTRIVAGEKGKKIVISDEGKFDPASIPRKKWEDYQAELWEAQTQSGLHDDTRSEVSGYSYATRANHPMSEYGGYTPSRPGSISGYPGIPAAPSRMSLAASEMLGGNNHRQSQFGGSQFPGASQSQQDLEMTNLAGMPSDDALLAEIREILRTADLMTVTKKGVKQELERRFGVPLDSKRAYINSATEAILSGQL from the exons ATGGCGCTCAACCTTCCGCCTCTCGGCGCGAACGCCGGAGGGGCTGCTCATACGCAGGCCTCCCTGCCCTCGCTGCCGGCCCATTACCAGTCGGATGCGCAGTTGACGGCTCACCTCGCCAGCCGTTTCCATGTCTCCATCCCGACCGCCCGCCTCTCGTCCCACGCCATCATCTGTACCAATACATACACGAGCTCGACTAAGGGTGATGGCTCGTCCgcccaggccgccgccgaggataTGGCAGATAGGGCCCTGCTCCGGCTGGGACACCGCTCAGAAAACCAGGCCATACTCTTCCT TGGTGAATCTGGCTCAGGGAAGACGACGGTGCGCTCTCACCTCCTGACTTCGCTGCTCAACCGCTCCTCCACCCCCCTCTCCGCCAAGGTATCGCTTGCGGCGTACGTCTTCGACACCCTCACCACGACCAAGACCGCCACCACACCCACAGCCTCCAAGGCTGGTCTCTTCTACGAGCTCCAGTACGACACGACTTCATCGACAAACCCCGTTCTCCTTGGCGCTAAGCTGCTGGATCATCGACTGGAACGGAGCCGGATTACGGATGTTCCCACCGGTGAGCGCAACTTTCACGTGTTGTACTACCTGCTAGCGGGAACGAGCCCCGCCGAGAAGGCTCATCTCGGCTTCGACACGCCACAGAAGCGGTGGAAGTACCTGGGTCACCCTACGCAGCTCAAAGTGGGAATCAACGATGCCGAGGGGTTCCAGCTCTTCAAGACGGCCCTGCGGAAACTCGAATTCCCCCGCAGTGAGATCGCCGAGATTTGTCAGATTCTGGCCAGCATCTTGCACATTGGCCAGCTGGAGTTCGAGACTACCGCCAACACGACCGTGACGGGCGATGATAGCGGTGGCTTTTCACACGAAGGCGGCCAGGCCACCACCACGGTCAAGAACAAGGATGTCCTGGGCATCATCGCCGCGTTCCTCGGGGTCAGCGCCGCAGACCTCCAGACCACATTGGGTTACAAGACGAAGATGATCCACAAGGAGAGGGTGACGGTCCTGCTCGACCCGGCCGGTGCTCGGGCGAACGCGAACGAGCTCGCCCGGACACTGTACTCGCTTCTCGTCGCCTACGTGATAGAGAGCATCAACCAGAAATTGTGTGCCTCCGAGGACTCGATTTCCAACACCATCTCCATCATTGACTTCCCGGGCTTCCAGCAACAATCGTCAACCGGCTCCACGCTCGATCAGCTCCTAACCAATGCCGCCACCGAGTCGCTCTATAACCTGGCCCTTCAGAACTTTTTTGACCGCAAGGCGGAGATGCTCGAGACCGAAGAGGTATCCGTGCCCCCGACCAGCTACTTTGACAACTCGGACGCCGTCAAGGGGCTGCTGAAGCCGGGCAACGGCCTGCTCTCCATCCTGGACGACCAaacccgccgccaccgcaCCGACATGCAGATGCTGGAGAGCCTGCGCAAGCGCTTCGAGGGAAAGAATCCTGCCATCAGCGTTGGTGCTGCCACGGCCAAGCTGCCCGGGAGCAATTTCTTCACCGAAAACACTGCCGCCACCTTCACCGTCAAGCACTTTGCCGGCGAAGTCGATTATCCCGTCAAGGGGCTGGTGGAGGAGAACGGCGAAGTCATCTCGGGTGACCTCATGAACCTTATCAATTCCAGCAAGAGCTCGTTTGTCGCCCGTCTTTTTGGCCAGGAGGTCCTCCAGACGGTTGTCCATCCCCAGGAGCGGACAACCGTCATGCAAGCCTCGGTGAGCTCTCGGCCGATGCGCGCGCCGAGCATCATGTCAAAGCGCGGGCGGTCCGCCGCTGCTCTGAATGCGCGCCAACGCGCCATGGAGAGGGATCTGTCGGCTGGGCAGGGCAGCGACCCGGGGGACAAGCGGACCGGCAGTGCGCGCACGTCGGAACAGGGCGCTTCCGGCCAGTTTCTCTCGGCCCTGGAGAACGTCACAAAGTCGGTCACGGCGCCGGGCACGAACTGCTATTTTGTTTTCTGTCTCAAACCCAATGACAGGCGCATCGCGAATCAGTTCGACAGCAAATGCGTGCGCGCGCAGCTGCAGACGTTTGGCATTGCCGAGATCAGCCAGCGCCTGCGGTCCGCCGACTTCAGCTTGTTCTTGCCGTTTGGTGAGTTCTTGGGGTTGGCGGATCCCGAGACCGCGGTCGTGGGCAGCGAGCGCGAGAAGGTGGAGATGGTGGTCGACGAGAAGCGGTGGCCGAGCAACGAAGTCGCCATTGGCGCCACGGGTGTCTTCCTTAGCGAGCGCGTCTGGATGGAGATCGCGCAGCTGGGCGACAGCTTCTCGCAGTCCGGCCGCTACGGACTGCCCTCGGACGCAGGAGACGGCATGGGTACCCCCGCGGACCCATTCGGCGTCTCCAAGGAACGTCTGCTCATGTCCGGCGGAGCCACACCGGCCAGCTTCAATCCCGAGAAGAAGGCTGGCTATTTTGGCAGCAATGACGTGGACGCGCGCTCTGACGCGGGTGCGTCGGCCTTCGGGGGCGGCGACATGTTTAAGAACCTGGACACCCGCGAGCAGATGGCCGAGCGCGGCAACGAGAAGGAGATGCAGGAGGTGGAGGAGTACAAGGACAGCCCCAGCCGGAAGCGCTGGGTCTTTGTCGTCCATCTCCTGACCTTCTTCATCCCCGACTTCCTCGTCCGGTGGATCGGCCGCATGCAGCGCAAGGATGTCCGGATGGCGTGGCGCGAGAAGATGGCCATCAACATGATCATCTGGTTCAGCTGTCTGCTGGCTGCCTTCTTCATGGTCGCCTTTCCCATGTTGATTTGCCCGCACCAGTACGTCTACAGTCCGGAGGAACTGTCACGCTACGACGGGAAGGACGGCCGGCCCGCTTACGCCTCGATCCGCGGCCAGATATTCGACATTGGTGCTTTTGCCCCGCGCCACTATCCCACATATCTGCCGCAAAAGATGCTGACCCAGTACGCCGGCATGGATATCACCTCGCTCTTCCCCGTACAGGTTTCGGCGCTCTGCCAGGGTCAGCACGGCAGCATCGATCCGGCCGTCCTCCTTGACTACAAGGACACTAATGTCACCGGGTCTGTGGCCGTTATCAGCAGCCAGGATATGAATTCCAAGTATCACGACTTCCGCTACTTCACCAACGACAGCCGGCCGGACTGGTTCGCGCAGCAGATGAAGATGCTGAGGGCCAACTACAAAGTTGGCAACGTGGGCTACTCGGCCCAGTACGTCCGGACGCTCAGCACCAAGCAGGCAATGACGATTGCGATCCTCAACAACCGTGTCTACGACTTGACAAAATACACTCAGAACGGCCGCCGGCAGAAGAACCCACCAGGGATGCCGCCGCCATCGGACCCGACCGCCACCGACTTCATGCATCCGCTCGTCGTGCAACTCTTCCAGCAGAGATCCGGCGACGATATCACGGCCCTGTGGCAGTCGTTGGGTATCGATGCCAACATGAAGAGGGCGATGCAGCTGTGTCTCGACAACCTCTTCTACGTCGCAGACTTGGACACGCGCGCGTCCGCAAAGTGCAAGTTTGCCGAGTACCTGGTCCTGTCCGTGTCGGTCCTCCTTGGCAGTATCATCGCCTTCAAGTTCTTCGCCGCCCTCCAGTTTAGCACCAAGAATATGCCCGAAAATCTGGACAAGTTCATCATGTGCCAGATCCCGGTCTACACCGAAGACGAGGAGTCCATCCGCCGTGCCCTCGACTCTGCGGCACGCATGCACTACGATGACAAGCGCAAGCTCCTCGTTATCATTTGTGACGGTATGATTATCGGCCAGGGCAACGATCGGCCGACGCCGCGCATCGTGCTCGACATTCTTGGTGTTTCCGAGGCGGTCGATCCTGAGCCGCTGAGCTTCGAGTCGCTCGGCGAAGGCCTCAAGCAGCACAACATGGGCAAGGTATACTCGGGCCTGTACGAGGTGCAGGGCCACATCGTGCCCTTCCTCGTCGTGGTCAAGGTCGGCAAGCCCTCCGAGGTGTCCCGCCCCGGAAACCGTGGCAAGCGAGACTCGCAGATGATCTTGATGCGCTTCCTCAACCGCGTGCACTACAACCTGCCCATGAGCCCCCTCGAGCTCGAGATGTACCACCAGATCCGCAATGTCATTGGCGTCAACCCGACCTTTTACGAATACCTCCTCCAGATCGACGCCGACACGGTCGTTGCTCAGGATTCGGCCACGCGCATGGTGTCGGCCTTCCTCGACGATACCCGCCTCATCGCCGTCTGCGGCGAGACGGCCCTGAGCAATGCCAAATCGTCCTTCGTCACCATGATTCAGGTCTACGAGTACTACATCTCGCACAATCTCGCCAAGGCCTTCGAGTCGCTCTTCGGTTCCGTCACCTGCTTGCCCGGCTGTTTCTCGATGTACCGCATCCGCGCCGCCGAGACGGGGAAGCCTCTCTTCGTCAGCCGCGAAGTCGTCGAGGCGTACTCGACCATCCGGGTGGACACGCTCCACATGAAGAACCTGCTGCATCTGGGCGAGGATCGCTATCTCACCACGCTCTTGCTCAAGTACCACAACAGATACAAGACCAAGTACATCTCCCGCGCGCACGCATGGACAATCGCTCCGGACTCGTGGAAGGTGTTCCTCTCGCAGCGCCGCCGCTGGATCAACTCGACCGTGCACAACCTGATTGAGCTCATGCCCATGAACCAGCTGTGCGGTTTCTGCTGCTTCAGCATGCGGTTCATCGTCTTCATCGACCTGCTCTCCACCATCGTTCAGCCTGTCCTTCTGGCCTACATTGTTTACCTCATCGTTATGGTCGTCGAGCGGGGAACGGTCGTACCCATCCTGGCGttcgtcctcctcggcgtGATCTACGGCTTGCAGGCCATCATCTTCATCTTGCGTCGCAAGTGGGAGATGATTGGTTGGATGATTCTGTACGTGATTGCGATACCCGTCTTCAGCTTCGCCCTGCCGCTCTACGCCTTCTGGCACATGGACGACTTCAACTGGGGCAACACGCGTATCGTGGCGGGTGAGAAGGGCAAGAAGATTGTCATCTCGGACGAGGGCAAGTTCGACCCGGCCAGCATCCCGCGCAAGAAGTGGGAGGACTACCAGGCCGAGCTGTGGGAGGCCCAGACCCAGAGCGGCCTGCACGACGATACGCGCTCCGAGGTCTCGGGCTACTCGTACGCGACCCGCGCCAATCACCCCATGTCCGAGTATGGCGGCTACACGCCCAGCCGCCCGGGCTCCATCTCGGGCTATCCGGGCAtcccggcggcgccgagccGTATGTCGCTGGCGGCCTCGGAGATGCTCGGCGGCAACAACCACCGGCAAAGCCAGTTCGGCGGGTCACAGTTCCCGGGCGCGTCACAGTCACAACAGGACCTGGAAATGACCAACCTGGCCGGCATGCCCAGTGACGACGCGCTGCTGGCAGAGATCAGGGAGATCTTGCGCACCGCCGACCTTATGACGGTCACCAAGAAGGGTGTCAAGCAGGAGCTGGAGCGGCGCTTTGGCGTGCCGCTTGACTCGAAGCGGGCCTATATCAACAGCG CGACCGAAGCGATTCTTTCTGGACAGTTGTAA